GGTTGGCAATCTGGCGGGCCACGCGGTCATCATCGACCACGAGCAGGTTATCGCCAGCACCCGGCACGCCGGACAGGCCTTGTACCTGTACCGGGCGGGAAGGACCGGCTTCCTTAACGTCCTCGCCAAACTCATCGAGCATGCGGCGCACGCGACCATGCGCATCGCCTACCACGATGGAATCGCCGACGTGCAGCGTACCGCGCTGGACGATGACCGTAGCCACCGGGCCGCGACCGCGGTCCAAGTGGGCCTCGATGGCCACGCCCTGGGCATCCATCTCTGGGTTAGCCGTGAGCTCGAGGGCGGCATCGGCAGTCAAGATGACAGACTCCAGCAGCTGGTCGATGTTCTGGCCCTGCTTAGCAGAGATATCCACGAACATCGTGTCGCCGCCGTACTCTTCAGGCACCAAGCCATACTCCGTGAGCTGGCCACGGATCTTTTCCGGCTGGGCCTCCGGCTTATCCACCTTGTTCACGGCCACGACAACCGGGATATCGGCAGCCTTGGCGTGGTTGATGGCCTCAACCGTCTGTGGCATGACGCCGTCATCGGCGGCGACAACCAAGATAGCCAAGTCGGTGGACTTCGCACCGCGGGCACGCATGGCGGTAAAGGCCTCGTGACCAGGGGTATCCAGGAAGGTAATGGTGCGCTCGCCATCCACGTCAACCGTGGTCTGGTAAGCACCGATTCCCTGGGTAATACCGCCGGCCTCGCCGGCTGCCTCATTGGTCTTACGGATGGTATCCAACAGGCGGGTCTTACCGTGGTCAACGTGGCCCATGACGGAGACGACTGGAGGGCGATGTTCGAGGGCCTCTTCGCCGCCTTCGTCCTCGCCGAATTGCAGGTCGAAGGACTCGAGCAGCTCGCGGTCCTCGTCTTCTGGGGAGACGACCTCTACCTTGTAGTTGATCTCGTCACCGAGCAGCTGCAGCGTATCTTCCGATACGGATGCGGTTGCGGTGACCATCTCACCCAGGTTGAACAGTGCCTGCACCAATGCTGCTGGATCGGCACCGATCTTCTCCGCGAAGTCAGACAGCGAAGCGCCGCGGCGCAGGCGGACGGTCTGCCCCTTGCCATCTGGCAAGCGGACGCCGCCTACGACGTGCTTCTGCTGCTCTTCAAACTCATGGCGCTTTTGCCGCTTCGACTTCTTGCCCTTGCGTGGTGCGCCACCTGGACGGCCGAATGCACCGGCGGTACCGCCGCGACGCCCACCGCGTCCACCGCGGAAGCCGCCGGGACGACCGCCACCTGGGCCACCTGGACCACCAGGTCCGCCGTGGCCACCGCGACCGCGGCCACCGCGTCCGCCACCGCTCGGTGCCTTGGACGGCATCGAGGCTGGGTTCGGATGCGAAGGCATCATGGCAGGCGATGGACGACGTCCACCGCCGCCACCCTGGCCTTGGTTCTGATCCTGGCCCTGACGGTTATTACCGCCTTCGTTGCGGCCGCCGCGCTTTCCACCACGGTTATCGCCGGGGCGGTTGCCGCGCTGGCCCTTAGAGCCACCGGGGCGTGGGCCTGGGCGGTTGTCCCCGCCACCCGTGGAAAATGGGTTATTGGCCACGCGGCGGGATCCGCCGGGCTTAGGCATCGGTCGCGGCATGGCGTTGCCTGGGGTCGGGCGCTCGCCCGACTTCTTGGCATCGCCTTGACCCGCGTTCTGGCCTGGCTTCGGTGCACCTTGGCCAGGCTTTGGCGCTGGCTTTCCAGCGGCAGCGCCTGGCTTTGGTGCTGCCTGACCTGGCTTGGGGGCAGCCTTAGCGGACCCTGCGTCGGGCTTCGGCGCAGCGTCGGATGGCTTCGGTGCCTGTGCACCTGGCTTAGGGGCGCCGGGCTTCGGCGCAGCGGATTTCGCGCCGCCCTGTGCACCTTGACCTGGCTTCGGCGCAGGCGATGCCGGCTTCTTGGCGTTGCCCTGGCCGGGCTTAGCGGGCTTGGCAGCCTTCTCGGCTTTGTCTGCCTTGCCTTCGGTCGCATCGCCACCGGACTGTGCTTCATAGTGAGCACGCATCTTCTTGACCACCGGTGGTTCGATGGTCGAGGATGCGGTTTTAACGAACTCGCCTTGTTCCTTCAGTGTGGCGAGCAGTTCCTTGCTGGTTACTCCGAGCTGTTTTGCCAACTCGTGAACACGTAGCTTTCCGGGCACTTGTCTCCTCTTGGTATCGCCTAGGAGCCAAGGCCGCGAAAAACTGGCCTGACTCCTAGTTAAACGTTCTGGACTTTCATCGCTGATGCTTCATCGTTGTGCGCTCATCAGTGTTCGGTCTTCCTTTTTAACTCTGGTGTGTACGAATCTTGTGCAGGTTGTTCCGCACACGGTACTTTTTCGCCCTGTACATTTTCGCACTGTGCTTCCAAGTACCTACGTACCTGACCTGTGTCCACGGATGCGGACGTGCGGAGCGCGCGCTTGAAAGCATGTTTGCGCTCAGCTAGCTCGAGTGCAGAAAGCGTGGGGCTAATCCATGCGCCGCGGCCGGGAAGCCGCCGGAATGGATCCGCCACCGCACGGCTGCCGTGGGGATCATTGGCATCAATGACCACCCGCAGCAACTCCGTATCGGGCATGCGTTGACGCGTAGCGATGCAAGTACGAAGCCGTTGAGTCTGCGACATCGAACTCCTTAACTTTCGCTGCGTCTTCATGTCCCTTTCTGCATCTGGGCCGTTTACTAGCCTACGCTATATATCCGCAATTCCTTAATTCGCGTCCGCGTCTGAATGAATATCGATCTTCCATCCGGTCAAACGGGCGGCGAGCCGCGCGTTCTGGCCTTCCTTACCAATGGCAAGGGACAGCTGGTAGTCAGGGACGATGACGCGCGCCACCTGCTCCTCGCTATCGAGCACGGTCACCTTGATCACCTTCGAGGGGGCCAAAGCATTGCCCACATACACGGTGGGATCCTCGCTGTAATCGATGATGTCGATCTTTTCCCCACCCAGCTGGCGCATGATGTTATTCACGCGCTGGCCGCGCGGGCCGATGCACGCACCCTTGGCGTTCAGGCCCTTCGCGTGACCGATGACGGCGACCTTCGAGCGGTGCCCAGCTTCGCGGGCAATGGCGATCATTTCCACGCTGCCATCCGCAACTTCCGGAACTTCCAGTTCAAAAAGACCGCGCACCAGCTCCGGGTGGGTCCTGGACAAGTTGATCTGCACATTGGCGCCATTGCGGTTTACCCCCACCACATAAGCCTTGATGCGGTCACCGTGCTGCAGCTTTTCCCCGGGGATTTGTTCTGCGGGAAGCAGGATGCCGTCCTGCGATTCCAGTTCAGAGCCGAGCTGGACCACGACGATGCCGCGGGCATTGGCATGCGCATCGCGCTGGACGATGCCACTGACAACGCGCCCGCTAAGCTCCGAATAGGAATCAAAGGTGCGCTCGGCTTCGGCCTCGCGCAGCTTGCGCAAAATGGCTTCGCGTACGGCGCGTGCACCCACGCGGCCAAAGTTATCCGGGGTGTCATCGTATTCACTGGTTACTTCCCCGGTTTCGGGGTCACGCTCAGTAACGATGACGCTGACGGCACCGGTGGTGGTATCGATGTCTACCCGGGACTTGGTGCCTTCGGCCTTACCCTCCGCGGTGGATTCGCGGTAATCCAGGTAGGAATACAACAAGGCACTCGCAATCGCCTCCAACAGGTCATTGACGGGGACCTGTCGTTCGGATTCGATGGTGCGAAGTGCCTCAAGATCAATATTCACTTGTCTGTCCTCTCGATTGCCGGTTAGCTCTCGGCTTCTGCAAATGGCTGGTGCACGGCGTCTAGCTCACGTTGTGATGGCTGTGCAAATTCAATTTCTACCACTGCGTGGGCAATGTTTTCCAATCGCTCCACTTCTGTATGCACCTCGTTTTTCTCAGAGGTGATAAGGACAACGGCATCTTCGGCCGCGTTGAGCGCACCGATGCGCGCGGTATGGCTCTTGTCGTCGCCGCGATTAAAGGTCACCTTCCGCCCCTGATTGCGGCGCCAGTGACGCGGTGAGGTCAGCGGCAGATCCACGCCTGGGGTGGAGACCTCCAAGGTATATCCGGCGCCAAAATTCAGCTCACCCGTTTCCTCTTTCTCATCGAAGAAGGCCGAAATATCGTCGGAGACCTCTTCCAAGACATCGGAGCTAGGCCGCTTATCACCATCGATGCGGATGATGACCTGTGATTTCTTTCCCGCCTTGGTGGTTTTAATATCCTCCACGTCGAGCCCGCGGGCTGCAAGGCGAGGTTGGAGCAAATCAGTTAATTGTTGTGCATCTGGGAAAGCCATGCCCACTAGCCTACGTCCTTCGAGGTACAGTCTTTTGGGTGAACCGCCGACGTATTGCTTTAACCTGTGTAGCCTCGACTGCCACCCTGCCCGCGCTTGCGGGTTGTTCCGCAGTCGATTCCGTCGTCGACTATTTTGGCCCGCGCCCAGAAGACGCACTCGAGCGCCTCGCCGTGGCCGCCGCGAGCGATGGACTCGCCCTCCAAGGTGTCGACGATGAAGCCGCGGATATGCGCAGCTCCCAGGCCGATGCGCTGTTTGCGGAAATTGCGCGCCTCTGCGGCACCGATGACCAAGGCAATGTCCCGCACAGCTGTGAGGTGGACCGGCCCACGCAGGCACCTCCTGCCACAGATTCCTCCCAGGTGCTAGAGGAGGCCGCCTCGGCCACCACGGAAGCCGCCGATGAGGTCAGTTCTGAGTCGCGGCCGATAGTTACCCAACAGGCCATTACGCTCAATGCCTGGCTGCCTGGCGATGCCCCCGATATCCCCACGCTCTCCCAACCCCAGCGCGAAAGCGCCACCGATTTGCTGCAGTGGGAATACGAGCAGGTCTTTGGGCTGGAT
The window above is part of the Corynebacterium accolens genome. Proteins encoded here:
- the infB gene encoding translation initiation factor IF-2, producing the protein MPGKLRVHELAKQLGVTSKELLATLKEQGEFVKTASSTIEPPVVKKMRAHYEAQSGGDATEGKADKAEKAAKPAKPGQGNAKKPASPAPKPGQGAQGGAKSAAPKPGAPKPGAQAPKPSDAAPKPDAGSAKAAPKPGQAAPKPGAAAGKPAPKPGQGAPKPGQNAGQGDAKKSGERPTPGNAMPRPMPKPGGSRRVANNPFSTGGGDNRPGPRPGGSKGQRGNRPGDNRGGKRGGRNEGGNNRQGQDQNQGQGGGGGRRPSPAMMPSHPNPASMPSKAPSGGGRGGRGRGGHGGPGGPGGPGGGRPGGFRGGRGGRRGGTAGAFGRPGGAPRKGKKSKRQKRHEFEEQQKHVVGGVRLPDGKGQTVRLRRGASLSDFAEKIGADPAALVQALFNLGEMVTATASVSEDTLQLLGDEINYKVEVVSPEDEDRELLESFDLQFGEDEGGEEALEHRPPVVSVMGHVDHGKTRLLDTIRKTNEAAGEAGGITQGIGAYQTTVDVDGERTITFLDTPGHEAFTAMRARGAKSTDLAILVVAADDGVMPQTVEAINHAKAADIPVVVAVNKVDKPEAQPEKIRGQLTEYGLVPEEYGGDTMFVDISAKQGQNIDQLLESVILTADAALELTANPEMDAQGVAIEAHLDRGRGPVATVIVQRGTLHVGDSIVVGDAHGRVRRMLDEFGEDVKEAGPSRPVQVQGLSGVPGAGDNLLVVDDDRVARQIANQRDARKRSALQAKQRKRVSLEDLDKVLQETSTLNLILKGDNAGSVEALEDALLDIKTEDEVELNIIDRGVGAVTETNISLAAASDAVIIAFNVRAEGKATEIATQEGVDIRYYTVIYKAIEEVEAALKGMLKPIYEERDTGAAEIRALFKSSSVGTIAGCMVTDGKVVRNGKVRLLRDNNVITTDAKIESLRHEKDDATEIKAGYECGMVLSYPDIQVGDIIQAYEEVEVPRD
- the rimP gene encoding ribosome maturation factor RimP, which translates into the protein MAFPDAQQLTDLLQPRLAARGLDVEDIKTTKAGKKSQVIIRIDGDKRPSSDVLEEVSDDISAFFDEKEETGELNFGAGYTLEVSTPGVDLPLTSPRHWRRNQGRKVTFNRGDDKSHTARIGALNAAEDAVVLITSEKNEVHTEVERLENIAHAVVEIEFAQPSQRELDAVHQPFAEAES
- a CDS encoding DUF4439 domain-containing protein — encoded protein: MNRRRIALTCVASTATLPALAGCSAVDSVVDYFGPRPEDALERLAVAAASDGLALQGVDDEAADMRSSQADALFAEIARLCGTDDQGNVPHSCEVDRPTQAPPATDSSQVLEEAASATTEAADEVSSESRPIVTQQAITLNAWLPGDAPDIPTLSQPQRESATDLLQWEYEQVFGLDFARAYSDPAAEGRIDKLLSLHHHRIDQLQEAISQNGEVPQPEPAYSSGGTTLPSDADSAAAFLDTMMEQDADKWHAAAVAAAQEESPNQEWLNWLIGIAAESQAA
- a CDS encoding YlxR family protein, yielding MSQTQRLRTCIATRQRMPDTELLRVVIDANDPHGSRAVADPFRRLPGRGAWISPTLSALELAERKHAFKRALRTSASVDTGQVRRYLEAQCENVQGEKVPCAEQPAQDSYTPELKRKTEH
- the nusA gene encoding transcription termination factor NusA, producing MNIDLEALRTIESERQVPVNDLLEAIASALLYSYLDYRESTAEGKAEGTKSRVDIDTTTGAVSVIVTERDPETGEVTSEYDDTPDNFGRVGARAVREAILRKLREAEAERTFDSYSELSGRVVSGIVQRDAHANARGIVVVQLGSELESQDGILLPAEQIPGEKLQHGDRIKAYVVGVNRNGANVQINLSRTHPELVRGLFELEVPEVADGSVEMIAIAREAGHRSKVAVIGHAKGLNAKGACIGPRGQRVNNIMRQLGGEKIDIIDYSEDPTVYVGNALAPSKVIKVTVLDSEEQVARVIVPDYQLSLAIGKEGQNARLAARLTGWKIDIHSDADAN